One part of the Amycolatopsis lurida genome encodes these proteins:
- a CDS encoding Acg family FMN-binding oxidoreductase, with protein sequence MPTHVDQAVAAAVRAPSPLNTQPWRFVVDRDRIEVWLDRGRVLRIADPDGREARLSCGAAMFNLMISLRANGKTLSLRVVPKPDEPDLLAELEIDGDRFSSPEERRLAEVVFRRHTNRRPFLDRPVPVWARTTLRAAALVEGGLLELFGRGDRANAIARVLHRAEAAQARNGAFQAEVALWTRRTANAPDGVQAPTGPPPAHRIPAQESFVTAEPEGGEPVLGAVLTADGGPAADLRAGMVLQRVLLTATAAGLATSFVGRPFETPETRAAMDRIFADLGRPHTVLRFGYGRPVPMTARRQVGEVLLRRSEASL encoded by the coding sequence TTGCCGACTCACGTAGATCAGGCGGTGGCGGCCGCCGTCCGCGCGCCGTCCCCGCTCAACACCCAGCCGTGGCGGTTCGTCGTCGACCGGGACCGGATCGAGGTGTGGCTCGACCGCGGCAGGGTGCTCCGGATCGCCGACCCGGACGGCCGAGAGGCGCGGCTGTCGTGCGGCGCGGCGATGTTCAACCTGATGATTTCGTTGCGGGCCAACGGCAAGACCCTTTCGCTGCGGGTGGTGCCGAAACCGGACGAACCCGATCTGCTCGCCGAACTCGAGATCGATGGCGACCGGTTCTCCTCGCCGGAGGAGCGAAGGCTGGCCGAAGTCGTCTTCCGGCGGCACACGAACCGCCGTCCTTTCCTGGACCGGCCGGTGCCCGTGTGGGCGCGGACGACGTTGCGGGCGGCCGCGCTCGTGGAGGGCGGGCTGCTGGAGCTGTTCGGGCGTGGTGACCGGGCGAACGCGATCGCGCGCGTGCTGCACCGGGCCGAGGCCGCGCAGGCGCGCAACGGCGCGTTCCAGGCGGAGGTCGCGTTGTGGACCAGGCGGACGGCGAACGCGCCGGACGGCGTGCAGGCACCGACCGGACCACCGCCCGCGCACCGTATTCCCGCGCAGGAGTCCTTCGTCACCGCCGAGCCCGAGGGCGGTGAGCCGGTGCTCGGCGCGGTGCTGACCGCGGACGGCGGGCCCGCCGCGGATCTCCGGGCGGGCATGGTGCTGCAGCGGGTCCTGCTGACGGCGACGGCCGCCGGCCTCGCGACGTCGTTCGTCGGCAGGCCGTTCGAAACCCCGGAGACCCGGGCCGCGATGGACCGGATCTTCGCCGATCTCGGCCGGCCGCACACGGTGTTGCGCTTCGGGTACGGCCGCCCGGTGCCGATGACGGCCCGCCGCCAGGTCGGCGAAGTGCTGCTCCGGCGGTCCGAGGCGAGCCTCTGA
- a CDS encoding DUF6528 family protein, whose translation MKIMRKSLAALAVVGLSVAASAPAVADTGARDRGSIVITEQASKRILVLPADRASWQNRNVSWAWAPNAANGLADLVGSWSNPSDAKLAERGGEKYLLTSASGGFAAVVPYPAGDRAYWAANVGGPANPHSIELLPDGNVAVAASTGGWVRVYTASQGQRSTTYTEYRLVGAHGVVWDGGRNVLWALGTDALVALNVGGSPAAPVLTEQRSVAVPSKGGHDLQPVPGRPDLLWVTTEAGVYRFSKTSGGFSRRYAGAREIDRPHVKSVSTNPRTGQILTASVQEGHLCTWCTDTVRLAFPRAELALHGAWIYKARWWIG comes from the coding sequence ATGAAGATCATGCGAAAATCCTTGGCGGCGCTGGCCGTCGTGGGCCTGTCGGTCGCGGCGTCCGCGCCGGCGGTGGCGGACACGGGCGCACGCGATCGCGGGTCGATCGTCATCACCGAGCAGGCGTCCAAGCGGATCCTGGTCCTGCCCGCCGACCGGGCCTCTTGGCAGAACCGGAACGTGAGCTGGGCGTGGGCGCCGAACGCCGCCAACGGGCTGGCGGACCTGGTGGGTTCGTGGAGCAACCCGAGCGACGCGAAGCTCGCCGAGCGAGGTGGCGAGAAGTACCTGCTGACGTCGGCGTCGGGCGGTTTCGCCGCCGTCGTGCCGTATCCGGCGGGCGACCGGGCGTACTGGGCCGCGAACGTGGGCGGGCCCGCCAACCCGCACAGCATCGAACTGCTGCCGGACGGGAACGTCGCGGTGGCGGCCAGCACCGGTGGCTGGGTGCGGGTCTACACCGCTTCGCAAGGGCAGCGTTCGACGACGTACACGGAGTACCGGCTGGTGGGGGCGCACGGCGTGGTGTGGGACGGCGGGCGGAACGTGTTGTGGGCGCTGGGCACCGACGCGCTCGTCGCGTTGAACGTCGGCGGCTCGCCCGCCGCGCCGGTGCTCACCGAGCAGCGGTCCGTGGCGGTGCCGAGCAAGGGCGGGCACGACCTTCAGCCGGTCCCGGGTCGGCCGGATCTGCTGTGGGTGACCACGGAAGCGGGGGTGTACCGGTTCTCGAAGACGAGTGGCGGGTTCAGCCGGCGCTACGCGGGCGCGCGGGAGATCGACCGGCCGCATGTGAAGAGTGTGTCGACGAACCCGCGGACCGGGCAGATCCTGACCGCCTCGGTGCAGGAAGGTCACCTGTGCACGTGGTGCACGGACACCGTCCGGCTGGCCTTTCCACGCGCCGAGCTGGCGCTGCACGGCGCGTGGATCTACAAGGCCCGCTGGTGGATCGGTTGA